One stretch of Xanthomonas sp. DAR 35659 DNA includes these proteins:
- a CDS encoding flagellar basal body-associated FliL family protein produces MAAAADKSKKSADAKDAPEGGKSKKKLLVIVAVAVLLLGGGGAGAWFFLKKPDAAHGKAEAKTTEPPKPAQYFAMDPAFVVNLNGRGEDDPRYLQLEVQLMTRDPEELKLITENAPAIRAHLLMLFSQVQAQDIADITGRKKLQAAALADAQKLMTAETGKKCVEDLLFTSFVTQ; encoded by the coding sequence GTGGCAGCTGCCGCCGACAAATCGAAGAAATCCGCCGACGCCAAGGACGCCCCGGAAGGCGGCAAGTCGAAGAAGAAGCTGCTGGTCATCGTCGCCGTCGCGGTGCTGCTGCTCGGCGGCGGCGGCGCGGGCGCCTGGTTCTTCCTGAAGAAGCCCGATGCCGCGCACGGCAAGGCCGAGGCCAAGACCACCGAGCCACCCAAGCCGGCGCAGTACTTCGCGATGGATCCGGCGTTCGTGGTCAATCTCAACGGCAGGGGCGAGGACGATCCGCGCTACCTGCAGCTGGAAGTGCAGCTGATGACCCGCGACCCGGAAGAACTGAAGCTGATCACCGAGAACGCCCCGGCGATCCGCGCGCATCTGCTGATGCTGTTCTCGCAGGTGCAGGCGCAGGACATCGCCGACATCACCGGACGCAAGAAGCTGCAGGCCGCCGCGCTGGCCGACGCGCAGAAGCTGATGACCGCCGAGACCGGCAAGAAGTGCGTGGAAGACCTGCTGTTCACCAGCTTCGTGACCCAGTAA
- the fliM gene encoding flagellar motor switch protein FliM, with product MTDLLSQDEIDALLHGVDVGAVDTEPPPPAPGEARQYDFSSQDRIIRGRMPTLEMVNERFARLWRIGLFNLIRRSADLSVRGIDLIKFNDYMHSLYVPSNLNLIKFKPLRGTGLIVFEPTLVFTVVDNFFGGDGRYPTRIEGREFTPTEMRVIQLMLKQTFADLHEAWAPVMEVEFEYLNSEVNPHFANIVTPREYVVVSRFHVELEGGGGEIHVTLPYSMLEPIRELLDAGIQSDRVDRDESWNVMLREQLNTAEVTISSVLAQKQMTLRELTRLKIGDVLPIDLPKQVPLCVENIPVFTGEFGVSRGQNAVKIISNQPPGAPRRRPALQEDPS from the coding sequence ATGACCGACCTGCTTTCCCAAGACGAAATCGATGCGCTGCTGCACGGCGTCGACGTCGGCGCGGTGGACACCGAGCCGCCGCCGCCGGCGCCGGGCGAGGCCCGCCAGTACGATTTCTCCAGCCAGGACCGGATCATCCGTGGGCGCATGCCGACCCTGGAGATGGTCAACGAGCGCTTCGCGCGGCTGTGGCGGATCGGCCTGTTCAACCTGATCCGGCGCTCGGCCGACCTGTCGGTGCGCGGCATCGACCTGATCAAGTTCAACGACTACATGCACTCGCTGTACGTGCCGAGCAACCTGAACCTGATCAAGTTCAAGCCGCTGCGCGGCACCGGCTTGATCGTGTTCGAGCCGACCCTGGTGTTCACCGTGGTCGACAATTTCTTCGGCGGCGACGGCCGTTATCCCACCCGCATCGAGGGCCGTGAGTTCACCCCGACCGAGATGCGGGTGATCCAGCTGATGCTCAAGCAGACCTTCGCCGACCTGCACGAGGCCTGGGCGCCGGTGATGGAGGTGGAGTTCGAGTACCTCAATTCCGAGGTCAACCCGCACTTCGCCAACATCGTCACCCCGCGCGAGTACGTGGTGGTCAGCCGCTTCCACGTGGAGCTGGAAGGCGGCGGCGGCGAGATCCACGTGACCCTGCCGTACTCGATGCTGGAACCGATCCGCGAACTGCTCGACGCCGGCATCCAGAGCGACCGCGTGGACCGCGACGAAAGCTGGAACGTGATGCTGCGCGAACAGCTCAACACCGCCGAGGTCACCATCTCCAGTGTGCTGGCGCAGAAGCAGATGACCCTGCGCGAGCTGACCCGGCTGAAGATCGGCGACGTGCTGCCGATCGACCTGCCCAAGCAGGTGCCGCTGTGCGTGGAGAACATCCCGGTGTTCACCGGCGAGTTCGGCGTCTCGCGCGGCCAGAACGCCGTGAAGATCATTTCCAACCAACCCCCGGGCGCGCCGCGTCGCCGCCCCGCCCTGCAGGAAGACCCGTCATGA
- the fliN gene encoding flagellar motor switch protein FliN: MSQNENPEAVPAQFDSLQADPGAAGNDLNLDMILDVPVTLSLEVGRNRIPIRNLLQLNQGSVVELERGAGEPLDVYVNGTLIAHGEVVTINDRFGVRLTDVVSPTERIRRLR; the protein is encoded by the coding sequence ATGAGCCAGAACGAAAACCCCGAGGCCGTCCCGGCCCAGTTCGACAGCCTGCAGGCCGACCCCGGCGCCGCCGGCAACGACCTGAATCTGGACATGATCCTGGACGTGCCGGTGACGCTGTCGCTGGAAGTCGGCCGCAACCGCATCCCGATCCGCAACCTGCTGCAGCTCAATCAGGGCTCGGTGGTGGAACTGGAGCGCGGCGCCGGCGAGCCGCTGGACGTGTACGTCAACGGCACCCTGATCGCGCACGGCGAAGTGGTGACGATCAACGACCGCTTCGGCGTGCGCCTGACCGACGTGGTCAGCCCCACCGAGCGCATCCGGAGACTGCGGTGA
- the fliO gene encoding flagellar biosynthetic protein FliO, producing MSALLAAATQAAKAASGVGSSAAPSPPSLFGAVLALLLVLGLILGMAWVLKRLPGSGFRPADGLRVVASLAVGAKERVVVVEVNGEQLLLGVSAGGVRTLHHLPEPLPKAPAPSLPNLKQLKHLPDFAQLLAQKLRKDK from the coding sequence GTGAGCGCACTGCTCGCCGCCGCGACCCAGGCGGCCAAGGCCGCTTCCGGCGTGGGCAGCAGCGCCGCGCCGTCGCCGCCAAGCCTGTTCGGCGCGGTGCTGGCGCTGCTGCTGGTGCTGGGCCTGATCCTGGGCATGGCCTGGGTGCTCAAGCGCCTGCCCGGCAGCGGCTTCCGCCCGGCCGACGGCCTGCGCGTGGTGGCCAGCCTGGCGGTCGGCGCCAAGGAGCGCGTGGTGGTGGTTGAGGTCAACGGCGAGCAGCTGTTGCTCGGCGTGTCGGCCGGCGGGGTACGCACCTTGCATCACCTGCCCGAGCCGCTGCCGAAGGCGCCGGCCCCGTCGCTGCCGAACCTCAAGCAGCTCAAGCACCTTCCCGATTTCGCCCAGCTGCTGGCGCAGAAGCTGCGCAAGGACAAATGA
- the fliP gene encoding flagellar type III secretion system pore protein FliP (The bacterial flagellar biogenesis protein FliP forms a type III secretion system (T3SS)-type pore required for flagellar assembly.) gives MLLRWNRYARGLRLLLILLALSLLPALSWAQARTAPPAAPAAPAAQDAPAAQNAAPTLPSLPQVNVGKVGAQPVSLPLQTLLLMTAITLLPSMLLVLTAFTRITIVLGLLRQALGTGQTPSNQVLMGLALFLTALVMMPVWEKAWGQGMSPYLNGQIDFQTAWTLTTQPLRAFMLAQVREADLMTFAGMAGNGTYSSPDAIPFPVLVASFVTSELKTAFEIGFLIFIPFVIIDLVVASVLMSMGMMMMSPMLISAPFKILLFVLVDGWVLTVGTLAASFNGV, from the coding sequence ATGTTGCTTCGTTGGAACCGTTACGCGCGCGGCCTGCGCCTGTTGCTGATCCTGCTGGCGCTGAGCCTGCTGCCGGCGCTGAGCTGGGCCCAGGCCCGGACCGCACCGCCGGCGGCCCCGGCGGCCCCGGCGGCGCAGGACGCGCCGGCCGCGCAGAACGCCGCGCCGACCCTGCCCTCGCTGCCGCAGGTCAATGTCGGCAAGGTCGGCGCGCAGCCAGTGAGCCTGCCGCTGCAGACCTTGCTGCTGATGACCGCGATCACCCTGCTGCCGTCGATGCTGCTGGTGCTGACCGCGTTCACCCGCATCACCATCGTGCTCGGCCTGCTGCGCCAGGCGCTGGGCACCGGGCAGACTCCGTCCAACCAGGTGCTGATGGGCCTGGCCCTGTTCCTGACCGCGCTGGTGATGATGCCGGTGTGGGAAAAGGCCTGGGGCCAGGGCATGAGCCCCTACCTCAACGGCCAGATCGACTTCCAGACCGCCTGGACCCTGACCACCCAGCCGCTGCGCGCGTTCATGCTGGCGCAGGTGCGCGAGGCCGACCTGATGACCTTCGCCGGCATGGCCGGCAACGGCACCTACAGCAGCCCCGACGCGATCCCGTTCCCGGTGCTGGTGGCCTCGTTCGTGACCTCGGAGCTGAAGACCGCCTTCGAGATCGGCTTCCTGATCTTCATCCCGTTCGTGATCATCGACCTGGTCGTGGCCAGCGTGCTGATGTCGATGGGCATGATGATGATGTCGCCGATGCTGATCTCCGCGCCGTTCAAGATCCTGCTGTTCGTGCTGGTCGATGGCTGGGTGCTGACCGTCGGCACGCTGGCCGCCAGCTTCAACGGAGTCTGA
- a CDS encoding flagellar biosynthetic protein FliQ, with protein sequence MSPELALTELRGGLITVLWVAGPLLLAMLVVGVVIGVFQAATQLNEPTIGFVAKVITLTAMLFATGSMLLAHLVEFTTMLFQRIPHLIG encoded by the coding sequence ATGAGTCCCGAATTGGCCCTGACCGAACTGCGCGGCGGCCTGATCACCGTGCTGTGGGTGGCCGGCCCGCTGCTGCTGGCGATGCTGGTGGTGGGCGTGGTGATCGGCGTGTTCCAGGCCGCCACCCAGCTCAACGAGCCGACCATCGGCTTCGTCGCCAAGGTGATCACCCTGACCGCGATGCTGTTCGCCACCGGCAGCATGCTGCTGGCGCACCTGGTCGAGTTCACCACCATGCTGTTCCAGCGCATCCCGCATCTGATCGGTTAG
- the fliR gene encoding flagellar biosynthetic protein FliR, with amino-acid sequence MDSATQMVIDGQQAFAMVGAILWTMLRIGAMLMAMPVVGTRAVPARIRVMLAATLAMALAPLLPPVPDWDGFDAAVVLSVARELAVGASMGFMLRLIFEAGAMAGELVSQSTGLGFAQMADPLRGVTSGVIGQWFYLAFGLLFFTANGHLAVVALLVDSYKALPIGHALPDAQAMASVAPDFFMTMMRGAVTLALPVMVAMLAVNLAFGALAKAAPALNPIQLGLPVAVVLGLALLAVLVGEMGPPVQRLFDAAFDAARQVTA; translated from the coding sequence ATGGATTCCGCCACGCAAATGGTGATCGATGGCCAGCAGGCCTTCGCAATGGTCGGCGCGATCCTGTGGACCATGCTGCGCATCGGCGCGATGCTGATGGCGATGCCGGTGGTCGGCACCCGCGCGGTGCCGGCGCGGATCCGGGTGATGCTGGCGGCGACCCTGGCGATGGCGCTGGCGCCGTTGCTGCCGCCGGTGCCGGACTGGGACGGGTTCGATGCCGCCGTGGTGCTGAGCGTGGCGCGCGAGCTGGCGGTCGGCGCCAGCATGGGCTTCATGCTGCGGCTGATCTTCGAGGCCGGCGCGATGGCCGGCGAACTGGTGTCGCAGAGCACCGGCCTGGGCTTCGCGCAGATGGCCGATCCGCTGCGCGGGGTCACCTCCGGGGTGATCGGGCAGTGGTTCTACCTCGCCTTCGGCCTGCTGTTCTTCACCGCCAACGGCCACCTGGCGGTGGTGGCGCTGCTGGTGGACAGCTACAAGGCGCTGCCGATCGGACACGCCCTGCCGGACGCGCAGGCGATGGCCTCCGTGGCGCCGGACTTCTTCATGACCATGATGCGCGGCGCGGTGACCCTGGCGCTACCGGTGATGGTGGCGATGCTGGCGGTGAACCTGGCGTTCGGCGCGCTGGCCAAGGCCGCGCCGGCACTGAACCCGATCCAGTTGGGCCTGCCGGTGGCGGTGGTGCTCGGCCTGGCGCTGCTGGCGGTACTGGTCGGGGAAATGGGACCGCCGGTGCAGCGCCTGTTCGACGCGGCCTTCGACGCCGCCCGGCAGGTGACCGCCTGA
- a CDS encoding diguanylate cyclase — protein sequence MPISHPPPSPSPSRGIARRLAALLALCVCAAGALAQEYSFRDYAQSDGLQGLSINCLYADRHDVVWACTELGLHRYERERFEQVGADTGLNSPLIHAIAEDHRQRMWVGASNALYVGDGRRFTAVTGADGRRIPIGQGSALALRGEELIALSDKRLLRIGADAGGRWQVAPLRSADGAALAEISSVTAIGGTLWLGCGRQLCRLDAQGRLRRFGAADGVPEDRWVSLLRGRDGTLWARGVHHVLAWPAGAGGFAERPPPPGSALSTLAVGINLVEDTAGRVLTRSDGGLLRWEGDRWRAFEGSQGLGALAPNICSVLSDRHGRLWMGTRGRGVQRWIGYGVIQHWEEPQGLATGPTWSILRSRGDGRLYVGSEMGANVLDPASGRMRPLTDDAGQALRQAVQLADDADGTLWLGQSSGRVLRLDRASGRMQEMTRVPMSLQRMFFDAAGTLWLLTGRGVFLLAPGERVAQPARDLPADHFNGAGYDPRGRLWLLGDRGLYLRQAQGWQPIRLRGALPDADLDKFTIDADNDAWLSFGDVGVWRGRFDPGSASLDLRKVDDPLLNRIVPYVLRQDRQRRVWVGSSQGLDLWANGRWIRVTQAEGLLWDDTSESAFFEDADGSVWIGNSKGVSQVLDPARLFAPRPLRLQLLRATRAGRAVTNGAQLPWSQQPIEIAFAVPGAVGGNDTLTFRYRLEGLQEQWAGTEQEHLTYTLLSPGRYALEVQALDERQRARSKVARLEFQVLPPWWRSPLAWMVYALAAALLVTAVWRWRVKHLLSRERTLARLVAERTRELEHDKRELEVARAALALKAVRDDLTGLLNRVGILDALATQMQRSRDDGSPLAVAMIDLDHFKHINDLHGHLVGDAVLARVGRRMNANLRGADLIGRYGGEELLAVLPGLAPSAHARLYALHQVIGATPFLTDAGVLEVTASIGVAWYRPGESVQQLLSRADDALYRAKHGGRNRVELHLDPVPGDAVRQ from the coding sequence GTGCCGATCAGCCACCCGCCGCCGTCGCCCTCCCCGTCGCGCGGCATCGCGCGGCGGCTCGCCGCGCTGCTCGCGCTGTGCGTGTGCGCGGCCGGTGCGCTGGCGCAGGAGTACAGCTTCCGCGACTACGCGCAGTCCGACGGCCTGCAGGGCCTGAGCATCAACTGCCTGTACGCCGATCGCCACGACGTGGTGTGGGCCTGCACCGAACTGGGCCTGCACCGCTACGAGCGCGAGCGCTTCGAGCAGGTCGGCGCCGACACCGGCCTCAATAGCCCGCTGATCCACGCCATCGCCGAGGATCACCGGCAGCGCATGTGGGTCGGCGCCTCCAATGCGCTGTACGTCGGCGATGGCCGCCGCTTCACCGCGGTGACCGGCGCCGACGGCCGGCGCATTCCGATCGGCCAGGGCAGCGCGCTGGCCCTGCGCGGCGAGGAGTTGATCGCGCTCAGCGACAAGCGGCTGTTGCGCATCGGCGCCGACGCTGGCGGCCGCTGGCAGGTGGCGCCGTTGCGCAGCGCCGACGGCGCGGCGCTGGCCGAGATCTCCAGCGTCACCGCGATCGGCGGCACGCTGTGGCTGGGCTGCGGCCGGCAACTGTGCCGGCTCGACGCGCAGGGCCGGCTGCGCCGCTTCGGCGCCGCCGACGGCGTGCCCGAGGACCGCTGGGTGTCGCTGCTGCGCGGCCGCGACGGCACGCTGTGGGCGCGCGGCGTGCACCATGTGCTGGCCTGGCCGGCGGGCGCGGGCGGGTTCGCCGAACGCCCGCCGCCGCCGGGCAGCGCGTTGTCCACCCTGGCGGTGGGCATCAACCTGGTCGAGGACACCGCCGGCCGCGTGCTGACCCGCAGCGATGGCGGCCTGTTGCGCTGGGAAGGCGATCGCTGGCGCGCCTTCGAGGGCAGCCAGGGCCTGGGCGCGCTGGCGCCCAACATCTGTTCGGTGCTCAGCGACCGCCACGGCCGGCTGTGGATGGGCACCCGCGGCCGCGGCGTGCAGCGCTGGATCGGCTATGGCGTGATCCAGCACTGGGAGGAGCCGCAGGGACTGGCGACCGGGCCGACCTGGTCGATCCTGCGCAGCCGCGGCGATGGCCGCCTGTACGTCGGCAGCGAAATGGGCGCCAACGTGCTCGACCCCGCCAGCGGCCGCATGCGCCCGCTGACCGATGACGCCGGGCAGGCGCTACGCCAGGCCGTGCAACTGGCCGACGACGCCGACGGCACCCTGTGGCTGGGCCAGTCCTCCGGCCGCGTGCTGCGCCTGGACCGCGCCAGCGGCCGCATGCAGGAGATGACCAGGGTGCCCATGTCGCTGCAGCGGATGTTCTTCGACGCCGCCGGCACGCTGTGGCTGCTGACCGGCCGCGGCGTGTTCCTGCTGGCGCCGGGCGAACGCGTCGCGCAGCCGGCGCGCGACCTGCCGGCCGACCACTTCAACGGCGCCGGCTACGACCCCCGCGGGCGCCTGTGGCTGCTCGGCGACCGTGGCCTGTACCTGCGCCAGGCGCAGGGCTGGCAACCGATCCGCCTGCGCGGCGCGCTGCCGGATGCGGATCTGGACAAGTTCACGATCGACGCCGACAACGACGCCTGGCTGTCGTTCGGCGACGTCGGCGTGTGGCGTGGCCGCTTCGATCCGGGCAGCGCCAGCCTGGACCTGCGCAAGGTCGACGATCCGCTGCTGAACCGGATCGTGCCCTACGTGCTGCGCCAGGACCGGCAGCGACGGGTGTGGGTCGGCAGTAGCCAGGGTTTGGACCTGTGGGCGAACGGGCGCTGGATCCGCGTCACCCAGGCCGAAGGCCTGCTGTGGGACGACACCTCCGAGTCGGCGTTCTTCGAGGACGCCGACGGCTCGGTGTGGATCGGCAACAGCAAGGGCGTGAGCCAGGTGCTGGACCCGGCGCGGCTGTTCGCGCCGCGGCCGTTGCGGCTGCAGCTGCTGCGCGCCACCCGCGCCGGCCGTGCGGTCACTAACGGCGCGCAGTTGCCGTGGTCGCAGCAGCCGATCGAGATCGCCTTCGCCGTGCCCGGCGCGGTCGGCGGCAACGACACCCTCACCTTCCGCTACCGCCTGGAAGGCCTGCAGGAGCAATGGGCCGGCACCGAGCAGGAGCACCTGACCTACACCCTGCTCTCGCCGGGCCGCTACGCGCTGGAGGTGCAGGCGCTGGACGAACGCCAGCGCGCACGCAGCAAGGTGGCGCGGCTGGAATTCCAGGTGCTGCCGCCGTGGTGGCGCAGCCCGCTGGCATGGATGGTCTACGCCTTGGCCGCGGCACTGCTGGTGACCGCGGTGTGGCGCTGGCGGGTCAAGCACCTGCTGTCGCGCGAACGCACCCTGGCGCGGCTGGTCGCCGAGCGCACCCGCGAACTGGAACACGACAAGCGCGAACTGGAGGTCGCCCGCGCCGCGCTGGCGCTGAAGGCGGTGCGCGACGATCTCACCGGCCTGCTCAACCGCGTCGGCATCCTCGACGCGCTGGCCACGCAGATGCAGCGCAGCCGCGACGACGGCAGCCCGCTGGCGGTGGCGATGATCGACCTGGACCACTTCAAGCACATCAACGACCTGCACGGCCATCTGGTCGGCGATGCGGTGCTGGCCCGGGTCGGCCGGCGCATGAACGCCAATCTGCGCGGCGCCGACCTGATCGGCCGCTACGGCGGCGAGGAACTGCTGGCGGTGCTGCCGGGCCTGGCGCCGTCGGCGCACGCCCGGCTGTACGCGCTGCACCAGGTGATCGGCGCCACGCCGTTCCTCACCGACGCCGGTGTGCTGGAGGTCACCGCCTCGATCGGCGTGGCCTGGTACCGTCCGGGCGAGAGCGTGCAACAGTTGCTCAGCCGCGCCGACGACGCGCTGTACCGGGCCAAGCATGGCGGCCGCAACCGGGTCGAACTGCATCTGGATCCGGTCCCCGGGGACGCGGTGCGACAGTAG
- a CDS encoding diguanylate cyclase, whose protein sequence is MTVAASAPAEARRPRRGRARAAALLWLGLALGGAVQAQSIPLRRYAHDQGLLGLADTCLLQTGNGSLWVCTESGLYRFNGHRFEQVPLQDQRGHIVSAVAEDAERRLWVTTFDAVYVGDGNRMRQLGTDETGPLRKNTLRLATPRWGTVLLNGQQALRAVPTAGGRWRLQPLFDAATLARLPQLRRIVAVQAEADTLWLGCGEELCRVAADGAVAVYGQAQGLPRDRWRRLVRDREGALWLRGEHHLMRLPAAAARFVAQAPPDSVAQEKLVARAQLALDPQGRVLIPTAQGLARWEHDRWRQFGRGNGLPDGGIVALLFDRAGDLWMSVDGEGVVRWDGYGWIENWDASQGMSTAPTWSIQRQDPTTLLIGNEGGINRQRGADQPFRPWLADAGAQIVGLQVAADGSVWSVGSLGELHHHDRDGRLLRRYPRLGSTVKRLFVDDAGRLWLLAVDGVYLLQQPQSDAVPRRVEALPGGEYSDIQQRRDGSLWVAGAAGVFRLRGSAWTPIRLLVDGTSTQSWVSKLLIQDDDQVWAALYHPGVWRGRLDGDTLRLQRTDQPQLQELQIYLLRRTGNGWVWIGHNQGLDIYDGRRWSRLTQSQGLLWDDTSESAFFEDRDGSVWIGNSKGVSHVLAPQRLFQGRAPSLTLDEFTRGGHPIAAGARLPWNNEPLHIEVGAPDLYDDRNRVSFRYRFEGVHTRWIHTPNFEIDHPPLPPGNYVFEIQLLDAYRRSASAPTRVAFTVAPVWWRSVPMLTLYALLCSVAAMAALHWRERRLHRRQRELADLVALRTQELEYDKRELEIARAALAVKATHDALTGLLNRAGILEALAAQMQRAQVERQPLAVAMIDLDHFKRINDVHGHLTGDAVLVKVALHLTASLRGSDQIGRYGGEELLGVLPGLPIPSHERLQHLRAAIAGQPLQIGDLALAVTASIGVAWYRPGESLQQLLARADEALYRAKHLGRNRVELQR, encoded by the coding sequence ATGACCGTCGCGGCATCCGCGCCGGCTGAGGCAAGGCGCCCGCGGCGCGGTCGCGCACGCGCCGCCGCGCTGCTGTGGCTGGGCCTGGCGCTGGGCGGCGCGGTGCAGGCGCAATCGATTCCGCTGCGCCGCTACGCGCACGACCAGGGTCTGCTCGGCCTGGCCGACACCTGCCTGCTGCAGACCGGCAACGGCAGCCTCTGGGTCTGCACCGAAAGCGGCCTGTACCGCTTCAACGGGCATCGTTTCGAGCAGGTTCCGTTGCAGGACCAGCGCGGCCACATCGTCAGCGCCGTGGCCGAGGACGCCGAGCGGCGCCTGTGGGTGACGACCTTCGATGCGGTCTACGTCGGCGACGGCAACCGCATGCGGCAACTCGGCACCGATGAAACCGGGCCGCTGCGCAAGAACACCTTGCGCCTGGCCACGCCGCGCTGGGGCACGGTGCTGCTCAACGGCCAGCAGGCGCTGCGCGCGGTCCCCACCGCCGGGGGGCGCTGGCGGCTGCAGCCGCTGTTCGACGCGGCGACCCTGGCGCGCCTGCCGCAGTTGCGCCGGATCGTCGCGGTCCAGGCCGAGGCGGACACGCTCTGGCTCGGCTGCGGCGAGGAACTGTGCCGGGTCGCCGCCGACGGCGCGGTCGCGGTGTACGGCCAGGCCCAGGGCCTGCCGCGCGACCGCTGGCGCCGCCTCGTGCGCGACCGCGAGGGCGCGCTGTGGCTGCGCGGCGAGCACCACCTGATGCGTCTGCCCGCCGCCGCCGCGCGCTTCGTCGCGCAGGCCCCGCCGGACAGCGTCGCCCAGGAAAAGCTGGTCGCGCGCGCGCAATTGGCGCTCGATCCGCAGGGGCGCGTGCTGATCCCCACCGCACAGGGCCTGGCGCGCTGGGAACACGACCGCTGGCGGCAGTTCGGCCGCGGCAACGGCCTGCCGGACGGCGGCATCGTCGCGCTGCTGTTCGACCGCGCCGGCGATCTGTGGATGAGCGTGGACGGCGAAGGCGTGGTGCGCTGGGACGGCTACGGCTGGATCGAGAACTGGGACGCCAGCCAGGGCATGAGCACCGCGCCGACCTGGAGCATCCAGCGCCAGGACCCGACCACGCTGCTGATCGGCAACGAAGGCGGGATCAACCGCCAGCGCGGCGCCGACCAGCCGTTCCGGCCCTGGCTGGCCGACGCCGGCGCGCAGATCGTCGGCTTGCAGGTCGCCGCGGACGGATCGGTGTGGAGCGTCGGGTCGCTGGGCGAACTGCACCACCACGACCGCGACGGCCGGCTGCTGCGCCGCTATCCGCGCCTGGGCAGCACGGTCAAGCGCCTGTTCGTGGACGACGCGGGACGGCTCTGGCTGCTCGCCGTGGACGGCGTGTACCTGCTGCAGCAGCCGCAATCCGATGCCGTGCCGCGGCGGGTGGAGGCATTGCCGGGCGGCGAGTATTCCGACATCCAGCAGCGCCGCGACGGCAGCCTGTGGGTCGCCGGCGCGGCCGGCGTGTTCCGCCTGCGCGGCAGCGCCTGGACACCGATCCGGTTGCTGGTCGACGGCACCTCCACGCAGTCGTGGGTGAGCAAGCTGCTGATCCAGGACGACGACCAGGTCTGGGCCGCGCTGTACCACCCGGGCGTGTGGCGGGGCCGGCTCGACGGCGACACCCTGCGCTTGCAGCGCACCGACCAGCCGCAGCTGCAGGAGCTGCAGATCTACCTGTTGCGGCGCACCGGCAACGGCTGGGTCTGGATCGGCCACAACCAGGGCCTGGACATCTACGACGGGCGCCGCTGGTCGCGCCTGACCCAGTCGCAGGGCCTGCTGTGGGACGACACCTCCGAATCGGCCTTCTTCGAGGACCGCGACGGCTCGGTGTGGATCGGCAACAGCAAGGGCGTCAGCCACGTGCTGGCGCCGCAGCGCCTGTTCCAGGGCCGCGCACCGTCGCTGACGCTGGACGAGTTCACCCGCGGCGGCCATCCGATCGCCGCCGGCGCGCGCCTGCCCTGGAACAACGAGCCGCTGCACATCGAAGTGGGCGCGCCGGACCTGTACGACGACCGCAACCGGGTCTCGTTCCGCTACCGCTTCGAAGGGGTCCACACCCGCTGGATCCACACGCCCAACTTCGAGATCGACCACCCGCCGCTGCCGCCCGGCAACTACGTGTTCGAGATCCAGTTGCTCGACGCCTACCGGCGCAGCGCCTCGGCACCGACCCGGGTGGCGTTCACGGTGGCGCCGGTGTGGTGGCGCAGCGTGCCGATGCTGACGCTGTATGCCCTGCTGTGCAGCGTGGCGGCGATGGCGGCCCTGCATTGGCGCGAACGCCGCCTGCACCGGCGCCAGCGCGAGCTGGCCGACCTGGTCGCGCTGCGCACCCAGGAACTGGAATACGACAAGCGCGAACTGGAGATCGCCCGCGCCGCGCTGGCGGTGAAGGCCACCCACGATGCGCTGACCGGCCTGCTCAATCGCGCCGGCATCCTCGAGGCGCTGGCCGCGCAGATGCAGCGCGCCCAGGTCGAGCGGCAGCCGCTGGCGGTGGCGATGATCGACCTGGACCACTTCAAGCGCATCAACGACGTGCACGGCCACCTGACCGGCGACGCGGTGCTGGTCAAGGTCGCCCTGCACCTGACCGCCAGCCTGCGCGGTTCGGACCAGATCGGCCGCTACGGCGGCGAGGAACTGCTGGGCGTGCTGCCCGGCCTGCCGATCCCCTCGCACGAGCGGCTGCAGCACCTGCGCGCGGCGATCGCCGGCCAGCCGCTGCAGATCGGCGACCTGGCGCTGGCGGTCACCGCCTCGATCGGCGTGGCCTGGTACCGGCCGGGCGAGAGCCTGCAGCAATTGCTGGCGCGTGCCGACGAGGCCCTGTACCGGGCCAAGCACCTGGGCCGCAACCGGGTCGAACTGCAGCGCTGA